A stretch of DNA from Malus sylvestris chromosome 9, drMalSylv7.2, whole genome shotgun sequence:
CGTTTttttgctatttttattttcagtaATATTTTTGTGCTTCAATATAAAACTTGTCTTGATACCCTAATTTTTATGAATCTGACGAGTAGGGTAGCGCGGCTTGTAACTCAGCAGGATATTGAAAAGATTAGTTGTATGAGAATGTTGTGTCTGGCCTTAGGTAGGGTTACACGTGGCACGTCATCTATTCGTGCAAGACTCGTAGAAGGGGACCCTTTGGATTCTGGTTCGATACAGTCCCTTTTTGTTGAACTCGAATGCAGAGGGAAGATAATTTTTTGTACCAAAGATGTCACATTGGCGGTATTTTACGTCGACGACGCATTGTTACGAGACGGTTATTATTTCGTATAAATACAACAATTCGTTAGACCCACATATGGGAGGAAGACGTTAGACTTTTCTCATCCCATCTTGTCAATAATGTGGATAATCTCTCTTTGAAATGGATAATGTGCCGTGGGTTTACCAACTTCATCTTGTTGGAGCCTTCATTAGTCTATTCGATGCCTCTTCAGAGAATCCAGATTTCAGATCCAACGGCCCACATCTTGCCACATGTTTGTCAGGGGATTGGATTTCTCCACGTCATTGCATAATCTCAACGTCGGGACAAACATTCTCAGGTAGCATCAAAATTCCATGAGCTCGCGGCTTGTGTTTGGCAGACTCAATTTATAGCTTCGCCGACTTTCAATGGTCCTCTCTTGCATTGCATCCTTGATTTGTCTACAAAAAGAACAGACAGTCCCACATTCTATGTCACACCGCTGGATGTCAGAAAACTAAATAAGGATAAGATTGCCAAATTAGGATACCTGTTGCACCAGGTGGGCCCTAGCGTGAGATCGATTGgaattaaaatacataatttttgtgtttttgtgagAGCTGTTTTACAAAAGATGTGGTGTCTAATACGGGTGCACCTACACACGTTTTAATCTTGTGTACGAGAGCATATCCTCCACATGCATGAAACTTTGGAATTTGCCAATTTTACCGTTGTAAATAGATATAAACATTAACAGTAATGAAGCAAATCAAGAAAGAATTAATAAACAAacactttttctgttttttcgTTTGTTTATTAAATCtcatgacaaaaaataaaaagacgtGTGTGAAAACCCAAAAACGATGTATGAAAATCATCTCTCTTCATATATTTAGACATGTGAAAACATATAACACTCTGATTCAAACGCATCACTTCTTCtaatgttgaaaagaaaaatactacTGAACTGATAACTAGTCGGTTACTCATATTGGCATAACACAGATAGGTGTACTGCATCAtgatatttttaattagttCGTGCTTACATTGTTTATATTGGAGAGAGCGGAATCGATTCCATGACTTCAAGTGAAAGAATAAATGTTCTTTTTAACTACTTTTAACTTCAAGTTTCTTGCTGTAGGTgcttacattttttattttcaatcccTTGGCTCACCATCTGCAGAAAGAAGAGACTTAGATTTTTGTCCCATTAACCCATAACTTCAATTTCTGGTTAAACTCAAAGTTAACTCACAATAACAACTCTAGATAAAAGATGAACTATGCTTTGTTGGAgtgaaatttgaaattgaaaagctcataattttcataaaacaagACAAAAAACAAGAGGGGCACTACAATCCAATCCTCCTTTCTCTTTTCCCAAACAAAGTTTTACCGTTTTCTGAAACCAACAAtgaaaaggagaagaaaagaaagaaaacagaaaacgttTACCTTTCCTTATGCCAATTGCCATGAACAATAATCTGAGCAAATCATAAAACCCCATTTTTGTATCCCTCTATAATTCCCACTTCCCCAACAATCACAGCCATAAATCCCCAAAAACCCAAGCTTTCATCAATGGCAGAAACCAGCACTAGCAGCAGAAGCAGCAGCTTCGGTTACTCCTCCAGTGGCTCACCAATTTCCAACTTAGCCCAAGACCACCTCTTTACAATCCTGCTGCGCCTCCCTGCGGATTCAATTCTTTGTTTTGCCATGACCTGCAAAAAGTTCAGAGCTTTGGCAGCATCTGACAGTCTGTGGGAGTCCATATGCTGGAGGGACTGGGGACCCAAATCAGTAGAGGCCCTCAAAGCTTCAAACTTTGGCCTACAGCAGCTGCCATGGATGAGGCTCTACAAGCAAGTCTCTAGGGTTGATTCTGTTTATTGCCGTAAACTTTCTGACCCAGATGGGGGATTGGGATTTCCATGTCCCAGGGCCTCTCATTCCCTAAATTTTGTGTCTGGTTGCTTGGTGTTGTTTGGTGGTGGATGTGAGGGAGGTTAGTCAGTTAATCTTGCTTAAAATAATCTCTtctcaaattttgttttgtttgtgatatatttctttttattacAAGTGGTACTACTGCTCTAGCTACACTAAGGAGGGGAGGGTTTGAACGCGATAGAGAGGGGTTTGAACACGATATGTAGTAGGTTGAAGAGGAAGACCCTATCCACTAGGCCAATCTAGCACTTGCATGAATACCTTGTGTTCTTGAGTTTGATGATTTGTTGTTAATTTTGttggttttaattaattatactgTATGTTTTATTGAACTTTATGATCTATTGGCTGGATGGAAGCCACTGCTCATGCATTGTTGTCTATATGCTCATAGCTAGTTTATGTGCCTAATTGGGCATGGAGTCTGCTGGTTTTCATGCCCCCTGGTACTTGTTCCATGTCAATTCTACTGTCTCTATTAGGTTTTGGAGGCTTGCTGATCTTGCAAAATGAGTTGAGATATTGTGAGCATTACTCGACGAGATGCCTAATTGTTTATTGTTTAGGATCACCATGGTAGTGCTGAAGATTTTGGATTTATAACTGATTTCCTGTTATGATATGTATGCAGGAATAAGGCTTTTAGAAGTCTGACCAACCCGAAACTGACCAGATACCGAAGGTGTCTACATTAGAAACACGGCCTTACGAATATTTGGCAACCTGCTCAACTTCTAAATCCCCTCCCCCTCCCGGTTTCTTATTTAGATAaaccaaatttttcaaatttttgtagtTAGCAGATATTGGTTTGGTTTGAACAGAGTACAGGATGTATCTTGGAAGCACACATTTTTCTTAATCAGAGGTTAAAGTAGTACTAGTGTTAATGCCAAGGTTCTCATGATTCCGATATACGCATTTCTCTTAGTTTATGGATGATAAAAGCATTCAAGGCTCAAGTAGACCACTCCAAAGCTGATGCTTGGTTTGGTCCTTGTATCTGCCTCCTGCCAGGAAACCAACATGTTTGCAGGACTGCAGAATATTAAGTGAACAATCTGAAAAAAATTACTTGTGTGTTCGTTTCTGATATTCTGAAAGTTCAATCTAATAGGTTTCTAAAACCCTATTCAAGTGCCTCTCTTTTGTAGATTGCCTGTTTCTAACTTGTAGACGGCAATAAAATTGTTTAAGAAACAATATAAACAACTGAAGATGCTTGAGGCTGCCTTTCTATAGCTGAACACCATGTCTAAAACTGTATTCTACTTCGAATATTTTCATGGTCACTAAGTAAGAGAGTTAGCCGTCCCTTCCCCTGGAAAATTCAGGATGCATATGGATTCTTGGACGTGTACCAGTTGGTCCCCCTGCTAGGGGTTCAAATTATTGCAGATATTTAGaaattaaatatatgaaaattgtACACACTATACAACAACCACCATCTTAAATAAATTGTATTCTGAATTTGTTCCTAGTTGGGGCATGCTTGTGTTTCTTTGTTATGTACTTCAAATTTTAATATCTGATTATTCTGTTTCTGTTGTTTGTTATTTTAGGACGCCATCTAGACGACACATGGGTGGCATACATTGGTAATGATTTTCGGAGAATGTTGAAGTGGCAGAAGATAAATTCTGGCATTCCAAGTGGTAGGTTCGGGCATTCGTGTGTTGTAATTGATGATTTTCTCGTTATGTTTGGAGGAATAAATGACAATGGGGGCCGTCACAATGATACATGGGTGGGGCAAGTAGCATGCCATGAGAGTCTTGGTGTCACACTCTCATGGAAGCTGCTTGTTGTGGGATCCGACGCACCTTCCCAGCGAGGGGCTCATGCTGCGTGCTGCATTGACGGCAGAAAGATGGTTATCCATGGAGGAATTGGGCTCCACGGTGTGAGATTGTGTGACACATGGGTGTTGGAACTCTCAGAAAATTTTCGGTTTGGAACTTGGTACGAAATTGGGACTCATCCATGTCCCCCAGCTCGTTCGGGACACACACTGACCTGCATTGGAGGAACACGAACGGTTTTATTTGGTGGGAGAGGATTAGGTTACGACGTGCTTAATGATGTCTGGTTCTTGGACATTTGTGAAGATAATCCAAAATGGGTACAAGTACTCTATGAGCTACAAAATGTTCCAGGAGGAGTTTCTCTTCCACGAGTTGGTCACTCAGCCACGCTCATGTTAGGCGGCCATCTACTGATCTGTGGGGGAGAGGATTCGTACAGACACCGGAAAAATGACTTCTGGATTTTAGACATAAATGCAGCTCCATCCATTACAATGCAGCAGCCAACTACGCTGAACTCCATGCAGGTATCTGCAAAAAGGTGGAAGAGGTTGAAGGAAAATGGTTACAAGCCCAAATGCCGGTCATTCCATCGAGCCTGCACAGATAACTCGGGGCAGTACTTGTTTGTGTTTGGCGGAATGATGGATGGGTTGCTTCAGCCGTCTGACCCTGCCGGATTGAGGTTTGACAGCGAGCTTCTGCTTGTGGAGCTTGTGCTGAGGTGATAGTGTTTTCATGGATGCCAGTGCATTGCTCCATGTCTTGTACATTGTAGCTCGTTACTTGCTCTTTACATCTCTTAAGAATTGAGATTATGTTTTTGcttaaggaaaaagaaaaaggaattgagGTCTGACTAAATGGCTTTTATCCAACACCGTTTCCTTCCCCTTCTCCTTCGAAATTTCTCGTATAAGAGTGTTTATTACGTAGAGTGATGTTTCAGGGCGACCGGCCACCTAAATGTTTTCAATTTACTATGTTATAAATTATAATGTGTATACAGGTttatcaataataaaaaattgtcGCCAACTTAtattacatgttttttttatttatttttattttaataataaaaagggGGACAACTGATGGTAAGTTACGGTTATCCACCCTTCTGGGGACCGGGAAGACTCATAGAGGCATTTTAGCCTCTTTCTGGCCACAAGTCTGGCTTCTAGACCAGCAGCAGGTTTCAAATCCGAGACCTTTTAGTTTTAAGGAAGTCTCGTAATCCGTCCTTTACCACTGGATCACCAGCTCATAATTATATTACTTGTGAGAATTGATAACTTTGCGTGCTGTACTAAAAATATTTAGTTTGGTATAGTTTACGTTTTAAATTCAAATACGAAATTAGAGTTTAGCAACACGTATCTCAACAGTAAATTTTTTgacatgataaaaaaaatttaatgaaaGAACTTGAATTAAATTTTATCCCATGTGTTCAAGTGCTTTTTCGTTTCGGAAACTGATTTTCACACCCTTTTAAGCTTCTCACACAACTCTATGGTCATCGGATTGAAAAATCAAATGGAATCAACAACTAGAGTTAAAAAAGGTAAGTCACTTCCCTTTCATTTTTCCAAAACACAAGCGATAATAACGAGCAATACAGGAAAACCCATAAGAAAATACATCAATGAGAGATTCTTGGATGTCACCGACTGTATTTACCACATGTCAAACGCCTCGTCAGTAATTACGCAACCCGTGAGAAAGATGGGATAAACTCTTTTTCTGGTAATGATCATGCACATGAAATTCAAGTTAATATACAAAGTTACATAACGAGGAACAACAACGAGAAATACATAAGTAGTATCTATCTGTCCACAAGATTGCCTATAAGTAGGTGACTTTTCTATTACATTCCCTTTGCTGCAACAGGGAAGACCATTTCAATTCCAGAAGTTTAATAAATGAATAATTGGTTGGAGACTACGAATGGTTAAACTGGCAGAAAACAATTGTGCCCAAAAATCAACAGCAAGGAACCAATCACGAgttcagttttaatttcgtTCTCCACAACTCTCCGATGACCTTCTTTGGTTGGGGATTATCCGGTCCTTTGTCTCGCTGTCCGGATGTAAAATACAACCACCCGTTCCAGAAACCAACTAGTGTGGTCTTAACTCGAAATGGAAGTTTCCCAATAACTGACCACTTCTGCAATTATCGAAAATCAGAAGAGTAGAAACTAACATTAGAGCTTAAACCCTTAGGACATAAGGAGCACAGGGGTAATACGTATCACAACAAATTAGAAAAATTGCCGAGATTTCGATAACAGAAGAAACTTATGACCCGTTATAGAAGCTATAGCTTGTTTGTAGAAATATGAAGCCTGCATTTATATCAATTACCACATACAAGCTACCATCCTATTTGCATAAGTTGAGCaactaaaagaaaaagatgaGGTAGTTGAACACATTGTGGTACTATAATCTCCATATCAACAGCGACTACCTTGCTGTTTTGAGTGGTTTTTTGTTCATTTATGTGGGTAAACAATTAAGCATATATATTGGTGTTGTAAAAGTATAATGAGGAGAACGGAAATACCAGTGTATTCAAGTTGAACTGGAATATTTCACCAACCAAAGTCATCTTCTTAGTTACAGGGTGCTTCTCAGTTGTGCCCCCAACGATTACAATAGAGTTGTTAACAACAGTCCAAGCGAATTCAATATGGGAATCTGGTTTAGGCATAGGAGGCAACTCTTTCCACTTCATTTCGTCATCCATCATGTAAACATCACTATATACAACCTGAAACAATCATAAATAACAAAATGAAACTTATATAAGAGGACAAGTCCAGATTTCTCCTTTGGTTGGGCGTTTTTGCCAAACTCATTCTGTGTTTGGGTATGGCTCTGAAGCTTCTTGTAATTAATTGAGTGGTTCCTTTGTAAATAGTGCCTGATTCTAAATGGGCGAGTAAAATATTTGTTAGCATGTGTGTATTAAAAAGCCTAAAAGATCCATCATAAATTCATCTGAACAAATGATAACGCATAAAAAAGGAATATCTGGTGCACCAGAACtcactaataaaaaaagaataataaatatGTTAACATCTTACCTCATTCCTACGAGAGCACTTGAAAATAGGTGATCCGGGTTTGGCCATGAAATCACCCTCTTGACCACCGATAAGATAAAGACGATCATCAACAACTACACAAGCCCTACAAGAAAATACAAATGACAGAGAACACTGGTGAATTTCAGTTGATGGGATATGCCATAGATAAAGCAAGATTGGCAACTAAAAGGTCACATTGTAGTGGGAGGGTTGGGCGAAGAggtcttaaatttaaaaaatatgtcaGAAAGGACCACCCAAGGCAGCACAAATATTATTGAAAGGAATTACTCCACCAGTTTTCATATTTCACTTGCATTTACCATTTACCACTCCAGGAGAGACAAATTTTGATACATTGGTAATTTGGTATCCAGTAACAAGAAGCCCTTTCTGCCACTATCTACTGACTCTAGGATTTCTGACCCGTTTGAAAGTTAGCTCATTAAACATTCTAAGCAGGGATTGTGTGTGATTGTCTTCATGTTATTGCCCTAGATGATCATTGTCATTGCTAAGTATAAGACAAAATCTGGAATCGATTCACAAGTGTAAAAGAGGACCTATTAAATGACCAAGAGAATACTTGTACTAACAGATTGCCCAGAACTTTCAGTTATGGTTGTTGGTATATAAGTtcaaaaattatgatttaataTTATGTATTTTCAAGACAGTAAACAGACCTATGAGGTCCTCCCCGGGGAATAGGAATTTCAGTCCTCCATTCCTTTTCTAATACTTTCCCATCTTTTACAGCAAGACTCCAATGGTCCACTTCAGGTGTATATCGGTTCTCCCCACTACCACCCATTACATGTAGTCTACCTTTCCAAAGTTGAGTTGCTGGTGCATACCTGAAAAATTCCAAGTTAAAACCAAACAATCTAAGCATGAACTACAAAGACCTAGTTCACAACAACAGTACAGAAGTTTTCATCAGCTAGTAGAAATCATATATGGGCACTGAGGCGAGCACACTAATATAAGTATGAGTGTGGGTTTTTGCGGCACTACAAACCAATAGAATAAAAATCTAAAACCGGGTAAAGATTAACTTGGAGCTACCAGTTCTGATTACTAACTAACATTCAGCTGTAATAGTTTTACAAGAATAAGGTGGTGTTTAacaacagaaaacaaaaaaacaaacctAGGAACTGGTAGAGGAGGCATGTCCTGCCACTGATTTGTCTCAGTATCAAGCACAAACGTATGAGCTGTGGGCCCTCTGCACTGTGGCCCATACTGTCCTGTGACAATGTATATGTACCTTCCGTCGGTTACCATTCCTAGATGTGAATGTGCCATTTCTTTTGGCATATCAAATCTTTCTCCCCATTTGTTATCACTGAAATTGTACATATCAACATGCGAATGTACCtaaacaaaacaataaacagAAAACGTTACAGCCTTTTTCGAGTTTTGGACCTTCTGGTGAACAAGTGAATAAATAGCTAATCTACCCCAACAGCAGCAGTTGGTAATGGTAATCCCCAGTAGTTGAGATGAGGCTAATTCTTTGATGTCACCACTCAGCAAGCAGTTTGTGATTTTCCTTGCTTTTTTTGTTggtaataaacaataaaatctaATTTGAAATGGATAAAGGGATAACGTGTCCCTCTATAATAGGGAAAAAAAAGCAGAGAATTACATAATGAACTTGCAACTATTTCAGAAAGGCAACACAATCACGATGAATTAAACTACAATGCTTTGATCTAGGTTCCCGTAAAAGACACCACAGTTCTACTCAATACCAATTAAGTCAAAGCATGTCTCCCccgagacaaaaaaaaaaaaaaaaaaaacctttttcaCCCCCATCTGATCTCACTTTTTCACTACTGGATTCCAAGAATTCAAAGAACAACGATTCTCCTAAGcagttttttaattttgcttAATCGCCACTCCTAGAAATCCCTAATCCACTTGCAAGACGACAATATTGTCCTAAATCTTGAGAtatctatcaaatttctttaGGTCTAATAAAATCTTTCTCCTCGTTAAGCATATTGATGCAAAACATGGCCAGTTTCTACATGATTGCATAGTTTTATTTTCTatcttttaagtttttatttatccTCACTTAATACAGTGTGAAGTATTCACATTAAGTACTTCTACATTATACTAATCAATCTTCACTGCTAAAAGTCACATAACCCATAAATAGCCATAAGtattctttattaattttaaacgTTATAACCAGAAAAGCATAAAAAGGTTATTTCATTAAGGGACTACAACAAGATCTCAAGGAAACTTAAGAGCAATCTCTACAATAGTCAGTGGGGCAAAGTTAAGCTAAAATATATCTTCTCAAGTATGAAAAGCTGGATGTAAAAAATATGTAACTGAGACTATTTGAATCTAAAAAAAAGGTCATAGCATGAACCACGTAGTAGAGATAGGatgaacaataaaaaagaatttagTAAATGAGCAAAACAATGTTCTCACATAATCAATGGTACCGTATCCAGCAAACACGAAGAGAAGATTCTTTATCTGTATAGCAGCTCCATCCAAACGAGGTACGGGTGCCTCAGCCATACTTTCCCATTTTAATTCTGGTCCAGGCAAATCAGCAAAGGTTGCTGATAAAACTCTTCCAGGAGCAGTATCGTTTTTGTAATTGATGCTTCCCTGTAGGTAAATATTCACAGCTGAAACAAGGATCTACTAACTTTAATGGTCATTAAATTCACATAACAGGAAGGGATACTACAACAGAGTAAAAGGGACAGTGTATTGTTTTCAAAGGAGTGGAAATTCACGATATATTCTCATAGCTTGTGTTGTTCCTACATTTTCAAGTGGAACCCGAAAAGCATTCcatttctcaaaaaccgaaCAATACCGGTAAGAATTCACATCAAGCAGACAAAAATCCGCAACAATGAGAGTGAGTGGGCTCATGGAAATCCACagaaacactaatcttaatttACAATTACCAATAACGACTTCAATAATCAAACAATTTTCACATCAAGTAAGAAAAGAACACTTACTCGCCATCTAAACAACTCCCAGACGAAAACAttcatgcaaactaagtagcaACAATGTCAATGAGATTCAAATGAGCAACCAAACAAACTAAAAAGGCACACTTCCTCCCAAATCATACAAAACTAAGATCAAATTCACAAGGAAAACCCTATAGCAGCACGAAGAAGCATCAacaaaacaaccaaacaaagaaaAGCAATCAGCTTTACCGCATTTTCCCACAATCCAAACAAAACCCAGACGAGAAttcacataaaaacaaaaaaaacaaaaacaaaaaaaaaacaagaattcAACAACTAGAAAGCAAACCCAATACCTTGGTGGGGGTTTCATGGCTAGTTTTCTTGGGGGAGGGGATGATAGTGGGTTTTGAGATATCGACAGGAGGAGCCCAATTGTCGGCAATGTCGTTATAAGAACGGATAAAGCGAGGAGAGGAAGCCCACAGGAAATCGGCTATCAGAGCAATCCCCAGCAGAGCGACGCATATCAACAGCAGCCGAGCCGATGTGTGCTTCGCAGAGGGCCTAACCATCTCATATCATATGGATTCGCAGTtttagggagagagagagagagagagagagagaga
This window harbors:
- the LOC126583983 gene encoding F-box/kelch-repeat protein At1g51550-like, coding for MAETSTSSRSSSFGYSSSGSPISNLAQDHLFTILLRLPADSILCFAMTCKKFRALAASDSLWESICWRDWGPKSVEALKASNFGLQQLPWMRLYKQVSRVDSVYCRKLSDPDGGLGFPCPRASHSLNFVSGCLVLFGGGCEGGRHLDDTWVAYIGNDFRRMLKWQKINSGIPSGRFGHSCVVIDDFLVMFGGINDNGGRHNDTWVGQVACHESLGVTLSWKLLVVGSDAPSQRGAHAACCIDGRKMVIHGGIGLHGVRLCDTWVLELSENFRFGTWYEIGTHPCPPARSGHTLTCIGGTRTVLFGGRGLGYDVLNDVWFLDICEDNPKWVQVLYELQNVPGGVSLPRVGHSATLMLGGHLLICGGEDSYRHRKNDFWILDINAAPSITMQQPTTLNSMQVSAKRWKRLKENGYKPKCRSFHRACTDNSGQYLFVFGGMMDGLLQPSDPAGLRFDSELLLVELVLR
- the LOC126583200 gene encoding kelch repeat-containing protein At3g27220-like — its product is MVRPSAKHTSARLLLICVALLGIALIADFLWASSPRFIRSYNDIADNWAPPVDISKPTIIPSPKKTSHETPTKGSINYKNDTAPGRVLSATFADLPGPELKWESMAEAPVPRLDGAAIQIKNLLFVFAGYGTIDYVHSHVDMYNFSDNKWGERFDMPKEMAHSHLGMVTDGRYIYIVTGQYGPQCRGPTAHTFVLDTETNQWQDMPPLPVPRYAPATQLWKGRLHVMGGSGENRYTPEVDHWSLAVKDGKVLEKEWRTEIPIPRGGPHRACVVVDDRLYLIGGQEGDFMAKPGSPIFKCSRRNEVVYSDVYMMDDEMKWKELPPMPKPDSHIEFAWTVVNNSIVIVGGTTEKHPVTKKMTLVGEIFQFNLNTLKWSVIGKLPFRVKTTLVGFWNGWLYFTSGQRDKGPDNPQPKKVIGELWRTKLKLNS